One Aethina tumida isolate Nest 87 chromosome 5, icAetTumi1.1, whole genome shotgun sequence genomic window carries:
- the LOC126265674 gene encoding uncharacterized protein LOC126265674 — translation MENNAFHFVNDNDDNNLESSDIIFYVIDELGLTPNNDESSVVDNDDESYNMSLHIIDEIESFAGTLDNYKEYELWNCARERVLIFPQRVPGFRSCKHSKGFYPNTELQCSSTVPVDERKIFKRVTVIAHNGQAFDHQFILNYILTKTDIKPNLIMRGTKIILAEVGFLDSLNYFPMALAKLPKAFGLAGNFKKGYFPHLFNTLENQQYVGPLPSAEFYGPNQMKPEDRHTFLNWHQEHQNDVFNFQEEIVAYCKSDVEILMTACLSFRSMLLNECKVCPFTEATTIASACNKVFARNYLEADTIAVIPRGGYRLADNQSVIALQWLLWEENVRGITIHHAGTGREHLVGGGLKVDGFNEEQRQIFEFHGCYFHGCTSCFKFHRDTSIGGGHPTIYVGSAARDIDLSTVDGMVKCKILPPTQLYHPVLPVRMKGKLMFALCNSCGESSQQRECCHTEEERLFTGTWVIAEVLKALEKGYRIVEVFEVWTYETRQYNHSAGQPGLFTEMMNKFIKIKQEASGWPADCINDVVKQQQYLVDFEEAEKVKLTPERIENNPGLRSLAKLMLNSFWGKFGQRENQPQATIVNDPQECFDLLAHPSKNVNSITPVNEQTVVINWEYADEAVESLPTVNVVIAAFVTAQARLKLYEYLEMLDTRVLYYDTDSVIYVSSIHFPDPPTGKFIGDMTDELEVYGIGSYITEFVSGGPKNYAYSVWSTTKQCIEHVCKVKGIALTYSASQLINFEKIKQMVLEKTDPIRLTSMNFVRTKDHRVVTKEETKTYRTNSIKRLFLDDNSSRPFGYKVPRN, via the exons CTTCAGACATCATTTTCTACGTTATAGATGAACTTGGCTTGACACCAAACAAtg atGAATCCTCCGTTGTAGATAATGACGATGAGTCCTACAACATGAGTTTACACATAATAGATGAGATTGAATC GTTCGCCGGGACATTGGACAACTACAAGGAATACGAGCTATGGAACTGTGCCAGAGAGCGGGTGTTGATATTCCCGCAGAGGGTGCCGGGATTCAGGAGTTGCAAGCATTCCAAAGGGTTTTATCCGAATACAGAATTACAGTGTTCAAGTACGGTGCCGGTGGACGAGAG gaaaattttcaaaagagtGACTGTGATTGCACATAACGGTCAAGCATTCGACCATCAGTTCATCCTGAACTATATTCTCACCAAAACAGACATCAAGCCAAACTTAATTATGCGggggacaaaaattattttggctgAGGTGGGATTTTTGGACTcgctaaattattttccaatggcTCTGGCAAAGCTACCTAAAGCTTTCGGCCTTGCTGGAAACTTTAAGAAGGGTTATTTTCCACACTTGTTTAATACCCTGGAAAATCAGCAATACGTGGGTCCTTTACCATCTGCTGAATTTTACGGTCCGAATCAAATGAAGCCCGAGGACCGACATACGTTTTTAAACTGGCATCAAGAGCATCAgaatgatgtttttaatttccaggAGGAAATCGTCGCATATTGCAAGTCGGACGTGGAAATACTAATGACAGCCTGTCTTTCATTTAGGTCGATGCTTCTTAACGAGTGTAAGGTTTGTCCATTCACCGAAGCAACAACAATAGCATCAGCGTGTAATAAGGTGTTTGCACGAAACTATCTGGAAGCCGATACAATCGCCGTTATTCCCCGTGGTGGTTACCGATTGGCTGATAATCAATCGGTTATCGCTTTACAATGGTTGTTGTGGGAGGAGAACGTACGAGGAATCACCATACACCACGCCGGTACAGGTCGAGAACACCTAGTAGGAGGAGGACTCAAAGTTGACGGTTTTAATGAGGAACAGCGTCAGATATTCGAGTTTCACGGTTGTTACTTCCATGGATGCACCAGCTGTTTCAAATTTCACCGAGACACATCGATTGGAGGAG GACACCCCACAATTTATGTAGGATCTGCAGCCCGGGACATTGATTTATCCACTGTAGATGGCATggtgaaatgtaaaattttaccacCCACGCAGTTGTACCACCCCGTTCTCCCTGTCAGGATGAAGGGAAAGTTAATGTTCGCCCTTTGCAACAGCTGTGGTGAAAGTTCACAGCAGCGTGAGTGTTGCCATACGGAGGAAGAACGATTGTTCACAGGGACATGGGTAATTGCAGAAGTCCTGAAAGCATTGGAAAAAGGCTACAGGATTGTGGAAGTGTTTGAAGTATGGACATACGAAACGCGTCAATACAACCATTCGGCGGGTCAGCCGGGTTTATTCACAgaaatgatgaataaattcatcaaaattaaacaggaaGCCTCCGGCTGGCCCGCGGATTGCATAAACGATGTggtgaaacaacaacaatatctGGTGGATTTTGAAGAAGCTGAAAAAGTGAAGCTAACACCGGAACGCATCGAAAATAACCCTGGTCTTCGATCCCTCGCcaaattaatgttgaattcGTTCTGGGGAAAGTTTGGACAACGTGAAAACCAACCACAAGCAACCATCGTCAACGATCCTCAGGAATGCTTTGATCTCCTTGCGCATCCGTCGAAGAATGTCAACAGTATAACTCCTGTGAATGAACAAACTGTTGTAATCAACTGGGAGTACGCCGACGAGGCTGTGGAATCTCTGCCTACTGTGAATGTGGTAATTGCAGCTTTTGTTACAGCACAGGCCCGTTTGAAGTTGTACGAATATCTAGAGATGTTGGATACACGTGTTTTATACTACGACACCGATTCCGTTATCTATGTGTCAAGCATCCATTTTCCAGATCCCCCGACTGGAAAATTCATTGGGGATATGACCGATGAGCTGGAGGTATACGGTATCGGTTCCTACATCACGGAATTTGTTTCGGGCGGGCCGAAAAATTACGCATACTCGGTGTGGTCAACGACGAAGCAGTGTATCGAACATGTTTGTAAGGTGAAAGGGATCGCCTTAACATACAGCGCTTCtcagttgattaattttgagaaaattaaacaaatggtTCTGGAAAAAACAGATCCCATTCGTTTGACGTCGATGAACTTTGTGCGGACAAAAGATCATCGTGTAGTAACCAAAGAGGAGACAAAGACATACAGAACGAATTCAATAAAGAGACTCTTCTTGGATGACAACAGTTCTCGGCCATTCGGATACAAGGTCCCTAGGAACTAA